From the Montipora capricornis isolate CH-2021 chromosome 2, ASM3666992v2, whole genome shotgun sequence genome, one window contains:
- the LOC138035548 gene encoding uncharacterized protein, giving the protein MTEIEELISSEGVLIKQLAIAKAELEADKETYKQYWMKMEAHAKLVELHEMNSELNQSSKKQRREGRMVEDEESLIRIGDESGVERIQAETIQLKERRKYLQEAIALTQSELQNQKEKHAQLKREADTLHKRKRAYLSRIKRHTQEAMSRQSSTMAE; this is encoded by the exons ATGACAG AGATTGAGGAACTTATTTCTTCTGAAGGAGTCCTTATAAAGCAGCTTGCTATAGCAAAAGCGGAATTGGAGGCGGACAAAGA AACATACAAGCAGTACTGGATGAAAATGGAGGCCCATGCCAAGCTAGTGGAACTGCATGAGATGAATAGCGAATTAAACCAGAGTAGTAAGAAACAAAGGCGGGAAGGCCGGATGGTGGAAGACG AAGAAAGTCTTATTCGCATTGGAGACGAGTCCGGCGTTGAAAGAATACAAGCCGAAACAATTCAACTTAAAGAGCGCCGGAAATATTTACAGGAGGCAATTGCCTTAACACAGTCTGAG TTGCAAAATCAAAAGGAAAAGCATGCACAACTCAAGAGAGAGGCAGACACACTGCAT AAAAGAAAGCGAGCGTATTTGTCCAGGATAAAGCGTCATACACAGGAAGCGATGTCCAGGCAATCGTCAACGATGGCAGAATAA
- the LOC138039038 gene encoding steroid 17-alpha-hydroxylase/17,20 lyase-like, with translation MERVISPEITMLFTTVLCFASVTILVLTLLQLSKVRRKTPPGPFGLPLFGNLFQLGDSPHIALSKMAKVYGSVFSIRLGWRRAIVLNNHDVVKEALSKRACHFSSRPPFHSFQIISNGGRSLAFGDFGTGHQRKKKLAMRALYAVFSNVSRFDALAQEVSERLCSSLTEAATTEALDFSEQLRTLVINFAFRLTFGDNLKRDFTLALQNILRRGTDFVENSPAINLLDFFPWLHFALRKQCKALEDSVKELIDFVRSVYSLHRHVNVEEAGVNVAATLDRVIQDEMLVTKANPNGGMNMEEAEDDRLDEESMMTLIADVFGAGIDTVSTALTWALLFILSNPGLQHDLQAELKREVGTERLPTLADRARLPLLQATVLETLRKATVIPLAIPHYASEDSSVAGYFVPKGTLVLANLWAVNHDPNYFHRPDMFDPYRFLDENGQVLVAQQAFSLPFSTGGRRCLGATLAKAQLFMFLGCMLQRLNFQLATSKEELSFDGNYGLTLRPRPFKVYVRPREMRQ, from the coding sequence ATGGAGCGTGTCATTTCCCCCGAAATTACGATGCTTTTTACAACCGTTTTGTGCTTTGCTTCTGTAACTATCCTGGTTCTCACCTTACTGCAATTGTCCAAGGTTCGGAGAAAAACTCCTCCCGGGCCGTTCGGTCTGCCATTATTTGGAAACTTGTTTCAGCTCGGGGATTCTCCGCACATCGCTCTGTCAAAGATGGCCAAAGTCTATGGAAGCGTCTTCTCCATTCGCCTTGGTTGGAGGAGAGCAATCGTTTTGAACAACCACGATGTTGTGAAAGAGGCCTTATCAAAAAGGGCTTGCCATTTCTCCTCCAGACCACCATTTCAtagttttcaaataatcagcAATGGAGGTCGGAGCCTTGCGTTTGGTGACTTTGGAACAGGGCatcagagaaagaaaaaactagCAATGCGTGCTTTGTACGCTGTTTTCAGCAATGTGAGCCGTTTTGACGCTTTGGCACAAGAGGTTTCTGAGCGCCTATGCAGCTCTTTGACAGAAGCCGCGACGACTGAAGCTCTCGACTTTTCAGAGCAACTGAGAACTTTAGTCATTAACTTTGCGTTTAGACTTACTTTTGGAGATAACTTAAAAAGAGACTTTACGCTGGCGTTGCAGAATATTTTGCGGAGAGGAACTGATTTTGTTGAGAATAGCCCTGCTATAAACTTGTTAGACTTTTTCCCGTGGCTTCATTTTGCTCTACGCAAGCAGTGCAAGGCTTTAGAAGACTCTGTCAAAGAACTCATTGATTTTGTCAGAAGCGTTTACAGTTTGCATCGCCATGTAAATGTTGAGGAGGCAGGCGTCAATGTTGCTGCAACTCTGGATAGAGTCATCCAAGACGAAATGTTGGTCACAAAAGCGAACCCAAACGGTGGAATGAACATGGAGGAAGCAGAGGATGATCGCCTGGATGAAGAATCCATGATGACGTTGATAGCAGATGTTTTTGGTGCAGGAATTGATACAGTGTCTACCGCACTAACCTGGGCACTGCTTTTTATTCTCTCTAATCCTGGACTACAGCACGACTTGCAGGCAGAACTGAAGCGAGAGGTAGGAACAGAGCGATTGCCTACGCTTGCAGACCGTGCACGGTTGCCTCTGTTACAAGCCACAGTTCTAGAAACTTTGCGGAAGGCTACAGTCATTCCACTGGCAATACCACACTATGCCTCTGAAGACTCTAGCGTTGCTGGTTATTTTGTACCGAAAGGAACGCTTGTGTTGGCGAATCTATGGGCAGTTAATCACGATCCCAATTACTTTCATCGCCCAGACATGTTTGATCCATATCGTTTCCTTGATGAAAATGGTCAAGTTCTTGTTGCACAGCAGGCCTTCTCCCTTCCCTTTTCCACAGGTGGACGGCGCTGTCTCGGTGCAACCCTCGCAAAAGCTCAGCTCTTTATGTTTCTGGGGTGCATGCTGCAGCGCCTGAATTTTCAGCTTGCCACAAGCAAAGAAGAGCTATCCTTCGATGGAAACTATGGATTAACTCTGAGGCCTCGTCCTTTTAAGGTGTATGTTCGACCGAGAGAAATGAGGCAATAA